Proteins found in one Arachis stenosperma cultivar V10309 chromosome 8, arast.V10309.gnm1.PFL2, whole genome shotgun sequence genomic segment:
- the LOC130943353 gene encoding uncharacterized protein LOC130943353 produces MMIMNKEQQDMQFLGLFGIYKESYKIILSWRKIFTKITLSLILPLSFMFLIQIQVSNSLFTKIINHSQQIISTPQDTPQFKRLSQTVSSEWVTFLVFKVFYLALSIIFSLLTTSAISYTISLFYASTYDDEVVNLRKAISIVPKICARLMTTFLCVFMALLVYNFVAVLVFIILALTINAYAGTENYAVLGVASVFSIILVLTYVVGLFYLSLIWLLSNSVTVLEDSYGFEAMKKSKELIKGKMGLSLLLVFTIIVSYGLIHFLFMMVVVQGWNMNSVVRIAYSILCLLLLSHQILLGQVTQTVLYFVCKCYHKQNIDKSDLSIYLEYQPLKNKDVC; encoded by the coding sequence ATGATGATCATGAACAAAGAACAACAAGACATGCAGTTTCTTGGTCTCTTTGGGATCTACAAAGAGTCCTACAAGATCATACTCTCATGGAGGAAGATCTTCACTAAGATCACCTTATCCCTAATCCTCCCTCTCTCCTTCATGTTCTTAATCCAAATACAAGTTTCCAATTCACTCTTCACCAAGATCATCAACCACTCCCAACAAATCATCTCAACCCCACAAGACACACCCCAATTCAAAAGACTCTCCCAGACAGTTTCTTCCGAATGGGTAACTTTCTTGGTCTTCAAGGTCTTTTACTTGGCTTTGTCGATCATATTCTCCCTCCTTACAACCTCAGCAATATCCTACACCATCTCGTTGTTTTATGCTTCAACCTATGATGATGAGGTGGTGAATCTCAGAAAGGCTATAAGCATAGTTCCAAAGATATGTGCTAGGCTTATGACAACTTTCTTGTGCGTATTCATGGCGCTTTTGGTCTACAACTTTGTGGCGGTTCTTGTTTTTATCATATTGGCTTTGACAATAAACGCTTATGCTGGGACAGAAAATTATGCTGTTCTTGGGGTTGCATCagtattttcaatcatattggTCTTGACGTATGTGGTTGGTTTATTCTACCTCTCATTGATTTGGCTACTATCCAATAGTGTAACGGTGTTGGAAGACTCATACGGGTTtgaagcaatgaagaagagcaAGGAATTAATAAAGGGGAAGATGGGGTTGTCCTTACTCTTAGTTTTCACAATAATCGTTTCCTATGGTTTGATACACTTTTTATTCATGATGGTTGTTGTTCAAGGATGGAACATGAACTCGGTGGTGAGAATAGCATATAGTATACTCTGTTTGTTGCTTTTGTCTCATCAAATCTTGCTAGGACAAGTTACCCAGACGGTGCTCTATTTTGTTTGCAAGTGTTACCACAAGCAAAATATTGACAAGTCTGATTTGTCTATTTACTTGGAATATCAGCCATTGAAGAATAAAGATGTATGTTGA